A DNA window from Agarivorans sp. TSD2052 contains the following coding sequences:
- the hslR gene encoding ribosome-associated heat shock protein Hsp15: MKSQITNIQQPRIDKWLWAARFYKTRGLARDMVMGGKVHYNQQRCKPSRTVEVGATISLWQGQQQIEIIVQQVSDKRGPAPQAQLLYQETEQSVKKREEFAMQRKLMAQNTSPERRPDKKQRRQIIQFKQK; encoded by the coding sequence ATGAAATCTCAAATTACTAACATTCAGCAACCACGTATAGATAAGTGGTTATGGGCGGCACGTTTTTATAAAACGCGAGGCTTAGCACGCGACATGGTGATGGGCGGTAAAGTTCACTACAATCAGCAGCGCTGTAAACCGAGTCGAACTGTAGAAGTTGGCGCTACCATTAGCCTTTGGCAAGGGCAGCAACAAATCGAAATTATTGTTCAGCAAGTCAGTGATAAACGCGGCCCCGCGCCACAAGCTCAGTTACTTTATCAAGAGACTGAACAAAGCGTTAAAAAGCGTGAAGAATTTGCCATGCAAAGAAAGCTCATGGCACAAAACACTAGCCCCGAACGTCGACCAGATAAAAAACAACGTCGGCAAATTATTCAGTTTAAACAAAAATAG
- the hslO gene encoding Hsp33 family molecular chaperone HslO, translating into MKQDILNRYTFEEYNLRGELVQLQQSYQEIIEQQNYPVPVQSLLGELLAATCLLTATLKFEGDITVQLQGDGPLKVIAVSGTDQQQMRGIARYDGAIDPEISFAELVGKGHIVITISPTQGERYQGIVNIEPEGVAASIESYFQQSEQLNTRIWLFTGMFDGRPHASGLFLQALPGSEQQDSEHFELINTLSSTTTAQESFELDAEQLLYRLYHEHQVRLYEPQDVCFKCSCSKERCETALSNIDHKELLEICHERGHISMHCDYCGHDYKFNEADVENIFTRNISTNPAKIH; encoded by the coding sequence ATGAAGCAAGACATACTCAACCGTTATACCTTTGAAGAATACAACTTGCGTGGCGAATTGGTGCAGCTGCAGCAAAGCTACCAAGAAATCATCGAACAGCAAAACTATCCAGTGCCAGTGCAATCACTGCTAGGGGAATTGCTCGCCGCCACTTGCTTGTTAACCGCCACCTTGAAATTTGAAGGTGATATAACGGTGCAGTTACAAGGCGATGGGCCATTAAAGGTGATAGCGGTAAGTGGTACAGACCAGCAACAGATGCGCGGTATTGCACGCTATGACGGGGCCATAGACCCAGAAATCAGCTTTGCCGAGTTAGTGGGTAAGGGACACATCGTGATTACGATAAGCCCTACTCAAGGAGAGCGCTACCAAGGCATTGTAAACATTGAGCCAGAAGGGGTTGCCGCCAGTATCGAAAGCTACTTTCAGCAATCTGAACAGCTAAATACGCGTATTTGGTTATTTACCGGCATGTTTGACGGTCGCCCACATGCTAGCGGCTTATTCTTACAAGCGTTACCGGGCAGTGAACAACAAGACAGTGAGCACTTCGAGCTGATCAACACCTTAAGTAGCACCACGACAGCCCAAGAAAGCTTTGAGCTAGACGCCGAGCAATTATTGTATCGCTTATACCATGAGCACCAAGTTCGCTTATATGAGCCGCAAGACGTGTGCTTTAAGTGCAGCTGCTCCAAAGAGCGCTGTGAAACAGCATTAAGCAATATTGACCACAAAGAATTACTCGAAATTTGCCATGAACGCGGTCACATTTCGATGCATTGTGACTACTGTGGACATGACTACAAATTTAACGAAGCCGACGTTGAAAACATTTTCACGCGCAATATATCGACAAACCCTGCCAAAATTCATTAG